A window of Nocardia arthritidis genomic DNA:
CCCGCCGGTCGCCGCACCCACCGACGTCGACCTCATCGCCGCCGATGTCGTAGACCTGGCCGAGCAACTGGCGCGCTGATCGAATTCGGTGGGGAAGCCGGTCAGGTACGCGGTGCCCGGTAAGACCGAACGGCTACTCGTCGGCCGCAGGCAGCGTGCGCGCACGCTGGGTGACGGCAATCGCGATCTTGACGAACGCATCGCGGAGCGGGTGGTGGGTGGTGTTCAACCAGACGATTTTCAGGAAGACCGGCGGAGCATCCGTCAGCTCCCGGAACCGGACGTGTGGATGCCCGTGAAAGGTCGTGGTCGATAGGGGTGTAACCCCTACACCCCGCTTCGCGGCGATCGCTTCGAGCCATTCATCGATATTCCGGGCCGTGGTGATCATCCGGCCGTCCGTCGCATGTCCCCAGAGGTCGACCTCCGTGGTGCCGACAATTCCGATGACGAGCGGTTCGGCGGCCAGGTCGCGCAGCGAGACAGTCCTGCGGTTACTCAATGGATGGTCTGCCGGAAGTGCCGCCACCCGAGGCTCGCTGAGCAAGAACGCGCTGGCGACTCGATCGTCCGGAGGCTCGCTGCGCAGGAAGGCCACGTGTGTGTCGCCCTCGTCGAGGCCGGCCAGCGGTGTCATGGTGCGGACCAATTCGACCTGCGCACCCGGGCACGTCTCCTCGAACTCGCGCACGATTTCCGCCGTGTACACCCCGGCCGCGGTCCAGGTGAAGCCGACTCGGAGCACGATCCGTTGCCCGCGAACGGCATGCTCGGCCTCTCGAATGGTCGTCAGCACCCGATGCGCGTACGGCAGCAGTCGGGCTCCGGCCTCGGTCACCGTCACCTGTTGACCGGATCTGTCCACCAGCCGCGCATCGATCAGCCGCTCGAGTTGCGCGACCGTCCGGCTCAGCGCGGGCTGACTCACGAAAAGTGCGTTCGACGCGCGCGTGAAGCTCCCTTGCTCGACGAGGGTGACCAGCGCGCGCAGATGCCGGACCTCGATTCTGCTCCCCGAAGAAACCATCTTGCCCATGCCGCCCCCCAAGTGCGTCACGACACCACCATGAAGAATGAACCGATAACCCGCGCAAACCCAGACCCGACTTCTGGCGCCCCATAAATTCCGACTGGTCGGTCCGATAGCTTCCTATCGTGGCTCGGA
This region includes:
- a CDS encoding LysR family transcriptional regulator; this translates as MTHLGGGMGKMVSSGSRIEVRHLRALVTLVEQGSFTRASNALFVSQPALSRTVAQLERLIDARLVDRSGQQVTVTEAGARLLPYAHRVLTTIREAEHAVRGQRIVLRVGFTWTAAGVYTAEIVREFEETCPGAQVELVRTMTPLAGLDEGDTHVAFLRSEPPDDRVASAFLLSEPRVAALPADHPLSNRRTVSLRDLAAEPLVIGIVGTTEVDLWGHATDGRMITTARNIDEWLEAIAAKRGVGVTPLSTTTFHGHPHVRFRELTDAPPVFLKIVWLNTTHHPLRDAFVKIAIAVTQRARTLPAADE